One genomic segment of uncultured Desulfobacter sp. includes these proteins:
- a CDS encoding PfaD family polyunsaturated fatty acid/polyketide biosynthesis protein — MTSQLDLVRAIHDINRPQLLIKSFDGIHISRPSQSNMASLSDHTYVPAIRPESLGDSGFKRRHGLKYAYVAGAMANGIASTALVKTMGENGMVGFFGAGGLSLSQIETAILELKDGLGDKPFGFNLIHNLADPDHEMATVKLYLDHEVTLISAAAFMRITLPLVYYRVKGIHRNNQGDIVTPNRIIAKVSRIEVARQFFSPPPEKLLDLLVERQMITSDEAMLASQIPMAQDLTAEADSGGHTDNRPALTLLPTFIALKNEAMETHNFESPLCVGLAGGIATPESASAAFSMGAAYILTGSINQACVEAGICEDVKKLLSQTEQADVAMAPSADMFEIGARVQVLKRGTLFPVRAEKLYQFYKSYTCFEDLPPAAQKEIEDKFLLTSFDAAWQSTRDFFLSRGIQQEVNRAEQNPAHKMALVFRSYLGQSSRWAIQGNPQRKMDYQVWCGPAMGAFNQWAKGSFLEPHTKRFAAEIAINLLTGACVVTRAAFARAQGLELPPGAGLFSPMPLDEILKLISS; from the coding sequence ATGACATCGCAACTTGATTTAGTTAGAGCCATTCATGATATCAACCGTCCGCAACTGCTTATAAAAAGCTTTGACGGAATACATATCAGCCGTCCATCACAAAGCAATATGGCATCGCTGTCAGATCATACCTATGTGCCGGCTATACGTCCAGAAAGCCTTGGGGACTCAGGATTTAAGCGTCGTCATGGTTTAAAATATGCTTATGTGGCCGGTGCCATGGCCAACGGTATCGCGTCCACAGCACTTGTGAAGACCATGGGCGAAAACGGAATGGTCGGTTTTTTTGGTGCCGGCGGATTGAGCCTTTCACAAATTGAAACAGCCATTCTTGAACTTAAGGACGGCCTTGGGGATAAACCCTTTGGATTCAATCTGATCCACAACCTGGCAGACCCGGACCATGAAATGGCAACGGTAAAACTCTATCTTGACCATGAGGTAACCCTGATATCTGCGGCTGCCTTCATGCGCATCACCCTGCCTTTGGTCTATTATCGCGTCAAAGGCATCCATAGAAACAACCAGGGTGATATTGTCACCCCCAACCGCATTATTGCAAAAGTATCCCGCATTGAAGTGGCCCGACAGTTTTTCTCACCACCGCCGGAAAAACTGCTCGATCTGTTGGTTGAACGGCAGATGATCACGTCAGATGAAGCCATGCTTGCCTCCCAAATACCAATGGCCCAGGACCTTACCGCCGAGGCCGATTCAGGAGGACACACGGATAACCGCCCTGCTCTGACGCTTTTACCAACGTTCATTGCCCTGAAAAACGAAGCCATGGAAACACATAATTTTGAAAGCCCGCTATGTGTCGGTCTTGCCGGCGGCATTGCCACGCCGGAATCCGCCTCTGCCGCTTTCAGCATGGGTGCCGCATATATCCTTACCGGATCCATTAATCAAGCATGTGTGGAGGCCGGCATCTGCGAGGATGTTAAAAAACTGCTCAGCCAGACTGAACAGGCGGACGTAGCCATGGCGCCTTCCGCAGACATGTTTGAAATCGGCGCGCGGGTTCAGGTGCTTAAACGGGGTACGTTGTTTCCTGTACGTGCGGAAAAACTGTATCAGTTCTATAAAAGCTATACCTGTTTTGAAGACCTTCCCCCGGCGGCCCAAAAGGAAATTGAAGATAAATTTTTATTAACTTCCTTTGATGCGGCATGGCAATCCACCCGGGATTTTTTCCTGTCACGGGGAATTCAGCAGGAGGTGAATCGAGCAGAACAGAATCCGGCCCACAAAATGGCCCTGGTTTTCAGATCCTATCTTGGGCAGTCTTCCAGGTGGGCAATTCAGGGGAATCCCCAGCGTAAAATGGACTACCAGGTCTGGTGCGGACCTGCCATGGGGGCATTCAACCAATGGGCCAAAGGCAGCTTTCTTGAACCCCATACCAAGCGGTTTGCAGCAGAAATCGCTATAAATCTGCTCACCGGCGCCTGTGTTGTCACCAGGGCCGCATTTGCAAGGGCCCAGGGGCTTGAACTGCCCCCCGGTGCAGGACTTTTTTCTCCCATGCCGCTTGATGAAATATTAAAGCTTATTTCGTCATAA
- a CDS encoding fatty acid CoA ligase family protein, whose amino-acid sequence MTHYINIAKSLKKSADIYPFKRAVVYPASRDHSGRVLYSQLTFRQLDQQSDNLAAGLDSIGIGRGTRTILMVPPGMDFFLTVFAMFKVGAVPVVVDPGMGIDRMLQCLARSRPKAFIGIEKAHVLRTLRPGFFKTVKRWVTVGRKWFWGGHTLNQLMNRFPGAPFKPVQTTENETAAIVFTTGSTGPAKGVIYTHGNFDAQIRQIQSHFKIAPDEVDLPTFPLFALFDPALGMTAVIPDMDPTKPAQVNPVKIIEAIENHGVTNMFASPALLNRVGKYGRENGIKLPSLRRVVSAGAPVSPANIEQFSSMLSNETQIHTPYGATEAVPIISIGSHEILSETRKLSEQGFGICVGRPIENTNVKLIEISDEPITQIQDLLEVPENQVGEITVKADLVTEHYFNDANADLLAKIPDTDGKIWHRMGDLGWKDSKGRIWFCGRKAHRVETGKETLFTIPVEAIFNNHEKVYRSALTGVGPKNRQIPVVFVEPFEKISDEKHFLRELSDLAGRNPLTAGIEYIFIDYKFPVDIRHNSKIFREKLALKARELITG is encoded by the coding sequence ATGACACACTATATAAATATTGCCAAAAGCTTGAAAAAATCCGCTGACATCTATCCGTTTAAACGGGCCGTGGTCTACCCTGCCTCACGGGATCACTCTGGGCGGGTCCTTTACAGCCAACTGACCTTTCGCCAGCTTGACCAACAGTCCGACAACCTTGCAGCCGGGCTTGACAGCATCGGTATCGGCCGGGGAACACGCACCATTTTGATGGTGCCCCCGGGCATGGACTTTTTTCTTACGGTTTTTGCCATGTTTAAGGTCGGGGCTGTGCCCGTGGTCGTCGATCCCGGCATGGGCATTGACCGGATGCTGCAATGCCTTGCCCGAAGCCGACCCAAGGCCTTTATCGGCATTGAAAAGGCCCATGTGCTTCGAACCCTGCGCCCCGGTTTTTTTAAAACGGTGAAGCGGTGGGTGACCGTGGGCAGAAAATGGTTCTGGGGCGGGCACACCCTGAATCAGCTGATGAACAGGTTCCCGGGGGCACCTTTCAAACCGGTGCAAACCACAGAGAATGAAACGGCTGCCATTGTATTTACCACCGGTTCCACAGGGCCTGCCAAGGGCGTCATATACACCCATGGAAATTTTGACGCCCAGATTCGTCAAATCCAGTCCCATTTTAAAATTGCGCCCGATGAGGTAGACCTGCCCACCTTTCCGCTCTTTGCTTTGTTTGATCCTGCCCTGGGCATGACCGCGGTGATTCCGGATATGGACCCCACAAAACCGGCCCAGGTGAACCCCGTAAAAATTATCGAAGCCATTGAGAACCATGGCGTGACCAATATGTTCGCCTCCCCTGCCCTTTTGAACCGGGTGGGAAAATACGGCCGGGAAAACGGAATCAAGCTGCCGTCATTGCGCCGGGTGGTGTCTGCAGGCGCGCCTGTCAGTCCGGCCAATATTGAACAGTTTTCATCCATGCTGTCCAATGAGACCCAGATTCATACACCGTACGGGGCCACGGAAGCGGTTCCCATCATATCCATCGGTTCCCATGAAATTTTGTCGGAAACCAGAAAACTCTCGGAACAGGGCTTTGGCATTTGCGTGGGGCGGCCCATTGAAAATACAAACGTTAAATTGATAGAAATTTCCGACGAACCCATCACCCAGATCCAAGATCTCCTGGAGGTGCCTGAAAATCAGGTGGGGGAAATAACGGTAAAAGCAGATCTTGTTACCGAGCATTATTTTAACGATGCCAATGCTGATCTTCTGGCCAAAATACCGGATACGGACGGTAAAATATGGCACAGGATGGGGGATTTAGGCTGGAAGGATTCCAAGGGCAGAATCTGGTTCTGCGGCAGAAAGGCCCACCGGGTTGAAACCGGAAAAGAGACCTTATTTACCATCCCCGTGGAAGCCATATTCAACAATCATGAAAAGGTCTACCGCAGTGCGCTCACAGGCGTCGGCCCTAAAAATCGTCAAATTCCTGTGGTGTTTGTGGAGCCTTTTGAAAAAATTTCCGATGAAAAACATTTTCTCCGGGAACTATCTGACCTGGCCGGCAGAAATCCTTTGACCGCCGGTATTGAATACATTTTCATTGATTACAAATTCCCTGTGGATATTCGGCACAACTCCAAAATTTTCAGGGAAAAACTGGCGCTCAAGGCCCGGGAGTTGATCACAGGATAA
- a CDS encoding alpha/beta fold hydrolase, producing the protein MVKRTINGQLTSTKGFENLYPFEPHYAWINGNKMHYVDQGKGRPVLMVHGNPTWSFYFRHLITGLSDDFRTIALDHIGCGFSDKPSAKDYDYTLDQRVSDLDALIRRLDIREKMSLIVHDWGGMIGLAWALDNLKRVDKIVITNTSGFFLPASKRLPAALWAIKYLAPFAVPAVLGANIFARGALYLAPKTRLSQSVKKGLVAPYNSWRNRIATLKFVQDIPITPKDKSYARVENVDQGISALAPDQLMFLWGTRDFVFDIHFLEEFKNRFPQSCAHVFEDAGHYLFEDKPGPTLELIQKFLS; encoded by the coding sequence ATGGTAAAAAGAACAATAAACGGGCAGCTTACGTCGACCAAAGGTTTTGAGAATCTTTACCCCTTTGAACCCCATTATGCCTGGATTAACGGAAATAAAATGCATTATGTGGATCAGGGCAAGGGCAGGCCTGTGCTCATGGTCCACGGCAATCCCACCTGGTCCTTTTATTTCCGGCATCTGATCACGGGCCTTTCCGATGATTTCAGAACCATTGCATTGGACCATATCGGGTGCGGTTTTTCAGACAAGCCGTCGGCTAAAGACTATGATTACACGCTGGATCAAAGGGTGTCGGACCTGGATGCCCTTATCCGTCGGCTGGATATTCGTGAAAAAATGTCGCTGATTGTGCATGACTGGGGCGGGATGATCGGCCTTGCCTGGGCCCTGGACAACCTGAAGCGGGTGGATAAAATTGTAATCACCAACACTTCGGGCTTTTTTCTGCCGGCTTCCAAACGCTTGCCGGCAGCGCTTTGGGCCATTAAATATCTTGCGCCCTTTGCCGTGCCTGCTGTTTTAGGTGCCAATATTTTTGCCCGGGGCGCCCTGTATCTTGCACCCAAAACCCGGCTGTCCCAATCCGTTAAAAAAGGTCTTGTTGCCCCATACAACAGTTGGCGAAATCGCATTGCCACCCTAAAATTTGTCCAGGATATACCGATAACGCCAAAAGACAAAAGTTATGCCAGGGTTGAAAACGTAGATCAGGGTATTAGCGCACTTGCCCCGGATCAGCTCATGTTTTTATGGGGAACCCGGGATTTTGTTTTTGACATTCATTTTCTTGAAGAATTTAAAAACAGATTTCCCCAATCCTGTGCCCACGTATTTGAGGATGCCGGCCATTACCTGTTCGAAGATAAGCCCGGCCCAACCCTTGAATTGATTCAAAAATTTTTGTCCTGA
- a CDS encoding 3-oxoacyl-ACP synthase III: MKYDKVFIESFGYELAPHIVTSQEIDEKLAPFFEAVGFVPGQLEALTGIRERRYWDEDHTLAEHAAMAGQRALDEAGIRPKELGAVCFCGVCQDGFEPATSCAVADKLGVGPRAHVYDVKSACLGMITGMVHVANEIQLGHIKAGLVVSCESARQIVDATIEEINTHKSIDFYREAVATMTGGSGAAAILLTDGTLGKSSTPRHKVKGGVINNAIRHWALCSWGFEHKGMPTDSRVIMRTNAQKVLDHGTELAMETYELFRKELELPGDKPDKFVAHQVGEGHHNKFYSAMKIDRKKDFITFPFLGNVGSVSLPISAAIADERGFFVPGDFVAFLGVGSGLNCYFMGVEW; this comes from the coding sequence ATGAAGTACGACAAGGTGTTTATTGAATCCTTTGGATATGAGCTGGCACCCCACATCGTGACCAGCCAGGAAATTGATGAAAAGCTCGCCCCTTTTTTTGAGGCTGTGGGATTTGTGCCCGGCCAGCTGGAGGCATTGACCGGTATCCGGGAACGCCGGTACTGGGATGAAGACCATACCCTGGCCGAACATGCCGCTATGGCAGGGCAGCGGGCCCTGGATGAAGCAGGTATCCGCCCTAAAGAACTGGGAGCTGTGTGTTTTTGCGGGGTGTGCCAGGATGGATTTGAACCGGCCACATCCTGTGCGGTGGCAGACAAGCTCGGGGTGGGGCCAAGAGCCCATGTATATGACGTAAAATCTGCCTGCCTTGGCATGATCACGGGCATGGTTCATGTGGCTAATGAAATCCAGCTCGGGCATATTAAAGCTGGACTTGTGGTCTCCTGCGAATCGGCCCGGCAGATTGTTGACGCCACCATTGAAGAAATTAATACCCACAAAAGCATTGATTTTTATAGAGAAGCCGTAGCCACCATGACCGGCGGCTCCGGCGCCGCGGCAATTCTGCTCACCGACGGGACCCTGGGCAAATCTTCGACCCCGCGCCATAAAGTTAAAGGTGGGGTGATTAACAATGCCATCCGTCACTGGGCGCTTTGTTCCTGGGGATTTGAACATAAGGGCATGCCCACGGATTCAAGGGTGATCATGCGCACCAATGCTCAGAAAGTGCTTGACCACGGTACGGAACTGGCCATGGAGACCTATGAATTATTTCGCAAAGAGTTGGAGTTACCTGGGGATAAGCCGGATAAATTTGTTGCCCATCAGGTCGGGGAGGGTCATCACAATAAATTCTACTCTGCCATGAAGATTGACCGGAAAAAGGATTTTATCACGTTTCCTTTTCTGGGCAATGTGGGCTCCGTATCTCTGCCGATTTCCGCGGCCATTGCCGATGAACGCGGATTCTTTGTTCCAGGCGATTTTGTGGCCTTTTTAGGGGTGGGTTCCGGACTTAACTGCTATTTTATGGGGGTTGAATGGTAA